One genomic region from Balaenoptera acutorostrata chromosome 1, mBalAcu1.1, whole genome shotgun sequence encodes:
- the BECN2 gene encoding beclin-2, with amino-acid sequence MSSLRFICQRCCQPLKLNQSMETSQEPEALMLISAQGEPGETQEGGPPSREEADFENLQEGVSYRTLPGLPGGRMSWDNSDNFTLLGNLGSLRTLNSIQKAASDIFDILSDETDVDHPLCEDCTDNLLEQLDIHLTFTESEIQNYKRCLETRKSISEERKTLQEKLKGLELEETRLVQELEEVEKNRERAAADLEAAQAETEMLDQQEKQYQKDYSKSKWQQLELHDELSSVEKRLWYAQIQWNQLEKTSVFNATFEIWHDGPLTTINNFRLGCLPTDPVCWNEINIAWGQTALLLLALSNTIGLEFQRYRLIPCGNHSYLKSLTGDCIELPLFSNGKQNVFLHNKFDQAMMAFLDCMQQFKELAEKGGSGLCLPYKIHVKKGLMEDPRSSGGFYSIRTHLNTEEGWTKALKLMLINFKCSLTWVSLRYCQK; translated from the coding sequence ATGTCCTCCCTCCGCTTCATTTGCCAGCGCTGCTGCCAGCCCCTGAAACTGAATCAGTCCATGGAGACCTCCCAAGAACCTGAAGCTCTGATGCTCATCTCAGCTCAGGGGGAGCCAGGAGAAACCCAGGAGGGAGGCCCTCCTTCCAGGGAGGAGGCAGATTTTGAAAATCTACAGGAAGGTGTCTCTTACAGGACCCTTCCTGGCCTCCCTGGTGGCAGAATGTCCTGGGACAATTCTGACAACTTCACCCTGCTTGGGAATTTGGGCTCCCTGAGAACTCTCAATAGCATCCAGAAGGCTGCAAGCGACATTTTTGACATCCTCTCCGATGAAACAGATGTGGACCACCCCCTGTGTGAGGACTGTACTGACAATCTTTTAGAGCAACTGGACATTCATCTCACCTTCACAGAATCTGAGATTCAGAACTACAAACGCTGTTTGGAGACCAGGAAGTCGATAAGTGAGGAGAGGAAGACGCTGCAGGAGAAGCTGAAGGgcctggagctggaggaaacGAGGCTGgtccaggagctggaggaggtggAAAAGAACCGAGAAAGGGCAGCAGCAGATCTCGAGGCAGCCCAGGCAGAGACTGAGATGCTGGACCAGCAAGAAAAGCAGTACCAGAAGGACTACAGTAAATCGAAATGGCAACAACTAGAACTACATGACGAGCTGAGTAGTGTGGAGAAGCGGCTATGGTACGCCCAGATCCAGTGGAACCAGCTGGAGAAAACCAGTGTCTTTAATGCCACATTTGAGATCTGGCATGACGGCCCCTTAACTACCATCAATAACTTCAGGTTGGGCTGCCTCCCCACTGACCCTGTGTGCTGGAATGAGATTAACATAGCCTGGGGACAGACAGCCTTGCTGCTCCTTGCCCTGTCCAATACAATTGGACTGGAGTTTCAGAGGTATCGACTCATCCCCTGTGGAAACCATTCCTATCTGAAGTCTTTAACAGGTGACTGCATTGAGCTGCCATTGTTCTCTAATGGGAAGCAGAATGTTTTCTTGCATAACAAATTTGACCAGGCTATGATGGCTTTCCTGGACTGCATGCAGCAATTCAAGGAACTGGCTGAGAAAGGTGGCTCAGGTCTCTGTTTGCCCTACAAGATTCATGTGAAGAAAGGCCTGATGGAAGACCCCAGAAGCAGTGGTGGATTCTATTCCATCAGAACCCACTTGAACACAGAGGAGGGGTGGACAAAAGCACTCAAGCTTATGCTTATAAATTTTAAGTGTAGTCTCACTTGGGTCTCCTTAAGATACtgtcaaaaataa